A part of Pantoea vagans genomic DNA contains:
- a CDS encoding ATP-binding protein has translation MQRSYPWQAGARGRLLMFNLLVVLVTLMVSVVAIIGFRHAGAIQEQAQAQTLADMNGSLALARDTANVATAAVRLSQVVGALEYQSESQRLQQNQQALQQSLSLLASAPLAARQPERIARIRARSLMLEQTINSLLLNSHQRHLQRNNMLSDLWQTQILLSHIDQRVQREQRTRPDAALREQTERLITIAIRTPSPIAVIEQLQQIMTQWRTVPLTGVTGEQVQRLLVTQQRLLPLAEALEQSDLAIAYATYRIKALVAMLNDDINASVQQVALQSEARTQATHHELDSIIGFIALFVLLALAITGYAGIYIYRNLGSSLTAIAGAMTRLAQGEQNVSVPGLQRRDELGELARAFNVFARNTASLAHTSRLLKEKSNQLESTFLAMRDGFALFDNNGQLVVWNAQYAELLGIAPRELHRGVHYQQLLAPLAVDLHDPGEQQEIRLADGRTLELRFSPIPRRGMVNTVLDRTSRKTLEEALQHSQKMKAVGQLTGGLAHDFNNLLAVIIGSLALTEGQLMPGPLATRIERARQAADRAAQLTQRLLAFSRKQALYPRAVSVVTLVDNLQGLLQHSLLPGQQLIIDAQRPGWLAWIDASQLENALMNLVVNARDAMHQQSGEIRLRIRNQRQPQGNEKRDRVTIEVIDHGCGMSADVREQVFEPFFTTKATGSGSGLGLSMVYGFVRQSGGQIELDAAPGQGTTVRLLLPRAAEAAAVIAPPPPKPAEAEAANNRLILVLDDEPAVRQTLCEHLHQLGYLTLECGDGEAALALLRQTPDIDLLISDLMLPGEINGAEVIRQAQQNWPQLATLLISGQDLRHQPVTLPLCERLAKPWQQAQLVQALQRAWQRSERLNRAQQAATAAPACH, from the coding sequence ATGCAGCGCAGTTATCCGTGGCAGGCCGGGGCGCGTGGCCGCCTGTTGATGTTCAATCTGCTGGTGGTGCTGGTCACGCTGATGGTGAGCGTGGTGGCGATCATCGGCTTTCGTCATGCCGGGGCGATTCAGGAGCAGGCGCAGGCGCAGACGCTGGCAGATATGAATGGCAGCCTGGCGCTGGCACGCGACACCGCCAACGTCGCGACGGCGGCCGTGCGGCTGTCGCAGGTGGTCGGGGCGCTGGAGTATCAGAGCGAATCACAGCGGCTGCAGCAGAATCAGCAGGCGTTACAGCAGTCGCTGAGCCTGCTGGCAAGTGCGCCGCTGGCGGCCCGTCAGCCGGAGCGCATCGCCCGGATCCGCGCCCGCAGCCTGATGCTGGAACAGACGATTAACAGCCTGCTGCTGAACAGCCATCAGCGGCATCTGCAGCGCAACAACATGCTGAGCGATCTGTGGCAGACGCAGATCCTGCTCAGTCATATCGACCAGCGGGTGCAGCGGGAACAGCGGACGCGGCCGGATGCCGCACTGCGCGAGCAGACCGAACGGCTGATCACTATCGCCATCCGTACGCCCTCGCCCATCGCCGTGATTGAGCAGCTTCAGCAGATCATGACGCAGTGGCGCACGGTGCCGCTGACGGGTGTCACCGGCGAGCAGGTACAGCGGCTGCTGGTGACTCAGCAGCGCCTGCTGCCGCTGGCGGAGGCACTGGAGCAGAGTGACCTGGCGATCGCCTACGCCACCTACCGGATAAAAGCGCTGGTGGCGATGCTGAACGACGATATCAATGCGTCGGTGCAGCAGGTCGCGTTGCAGAGCGAGGCGCGCACCCAGGCCACCCACCACGAACTCGACTCCATCATCGGCTTTATCGCCCTGTTTGTGCTGCTGGCGCTGGCGATCACCGGCTATGCCGGGATCTATATCTATCGCAACCTCGGGTCGAGCCTGACGGCGATTGCCGGGGCCATGACGCGGCTGGCGCAGGGCGAGCAGAACGTCAGCGTGCCGGGGCTGCAACGGCGCGATGAGCTGGGCGAGCTGGCGCGGGCGTTTAACGTCTTTGCCCGCAATACCGCCTCGCTGGCCCACACTTCGCGACTGCTGAAAGAGAAGAGCAACCAGCTGGAGTCCACGTTCCTGGCGATGCGCGACGGTTTTGCCCTGTTCGATAACAACGGCCAGCTGGTGGTGTGGAACGCCCAGTATGCGGAGCTGCTTGGAATCGCGCCGCGTGAGCTGCATCGCGGCGTCCACTATCAGCAACTGCTGGCCCCGCTGGCGGTCGATCTGCACGATCCCGGTGAACAGCAGGAGATCCGGCTGGCCGATGGCCGTACGCTGGAGCTGCGCTTCAGTCCGATTCCGCGGCGCGGCATGGTCAATACCGTGCTGGACCGGACCTCACGTAAAACGCTGGAGGAGGCGCTACAGCACAGCCAAAAGATGAAGGCGGTTGGCCAGTTGACCGGCGGCCTGGCGCACGACTTCAACAATCTGCTGGCGGTGATTATCGGCAGTCTGGCGCTGACCGAAGGCCAGCTGATGCCCGGCCCGCTGGCGACCCGGATAGAACGGGCGCGGCAGGCCGCCGATCGCGCCGCCCAGCTGACGCAGCGCCTGCTGGCGTTTTCACGCAAGCAGGCGCTCTATCCGCGCGCGGTGTCGGTGGTCACGCTGGTGGATAACCTGCAGGGGCTGCTGCAGCACTCGCTGCTGCCGGGACAGCAGCTGATCATTGATGCGCAGCGTCCCGGCTGGCTGGCCTGGATTGATGCCAGCCAGCTGGAGAATGCGCTGATGAATCTGGTGGTCAACGCGCGCGATGCGATGCATCAGCAAAGCGGCGAAATCCGGCTGCGCATCCGGAATCAGCGCCAGCCGCAAGGGAATGAAAAACGTGACCGGGTCACAATTGAGGTTATCGATCATGGCTGCGGCATGTCCGCCGACGTTCGCGAGCAGGTATTCGAGCCCTTCTTCACCACCAAAGCCACCGGCAGCGGCAGCGGGCTGGGGCTGTCGATGGTTTACGGCTTTGTGCGGCAGTCAGGTGGGCAGATTGAACTGGACGCTGCGCCGGGCCAGGGCACCACAGTGCGGCTGCTGTTGCCGCGCGCAGCGGAAGCCGCTGCTGTCATCGCCCCGCCACCGCCAAAGCCCGCCGAGGCAGAGGCAGCGAACAACCGCCTGATACTGGTGCTGGATGATGAACCGGCGGTGCGCCAGACGCTGTGCGAGCATCTGCACCAGTTGGGGTATCTGACGCTGGAGTGTGGTGACGGTGAAGCGGCGCTGGCGCTGCTGCGCCAGACGCCCGATATCGACCTGCTGATCAGCGACCTGATGCTGCCCGGCGAAATTAACGGCGCGGAGGTGATCCGCCAGGCGCAGCAGAACTGGCCGCAGCTGGCGACGCTGCTGATCAGCGGTCAGGATCTGCGCCACCAGCCGGTGACGCTGCCGCTGTGCGAACGGCTGGCAAAACCCTGGCAGCAGGCTCAGCTGGTGCAGGCGCTACAACGCGCCTGGCAGCGCAGTGAACGACTTAATCGTGCGCAGCAGGCTGCCACAGCGGCACCGGCTTGCCACTGA
- a CDS encoding AraC family transcriptional regulator — MKVLEVLRDEVLACAADDLTATTIPRVDLYRVSQPMALPPEIYLPFVSLILQGEKRLQVGAQSIRYSAGEMFTASFDLPATGDITEASEASPYLAVRLTLDFAAISDLLHQMPVTDFPATKKGISVYRVDDALADAWLRMVRLLVKPEEIAVMAPLVEREMLYRLLLGPQGGLLRQAAELNGHFAKIRKALVWLRAHYATAFRIEDLAAMAGMSLSAFHRGFRASTGLSPLQYQKHLRLYEARKALVLRPGNVAAVAADVGYESLTQFTREYARLFGEPPARSIRKLRLTGTET; from the coding sequence ATGAAAGTCCTTGAAGTATTAAGAGATGAAGTGCTGGCGTGCGCGGCAGATGACCTCACTGCGACGACGATTCCGCGCGTGGACCTTTATCGCGTCAGCCAGCCGATGGCTCTGCCGCCAGAAATCTATCTGCCGTTCGTCAGCCTGATTCTGCAGGGAGAAAAAAGGCTGCAGGTGGGCGCACAATCCATCCGCTATTCCGCAGGTGAGATGTTTACCGCGTCGTTCGATCTGCCCGCCACTGGCGACATCACTGAAGCTAGCGAAGCCTCGCCCTATCTCGCCGTGCGTCTGACGCTCGACTTCGCCGCCATCAGCGATCTGCTGCATCAGATGCCCGTTACCGATTTTCCTGCCACGAAGAAAGGCATTTCGGTTTACAGGGTGGATGATGCACTGGCGGATGCCTGGCTGCGGATGGTGCGCCTGCTGGTAAAACCGGAGGAGATCGCGGTGATGGCACCGCTGGTGGAGCGCGAGATGCTTTACCGGCTGTTGCTGGGTCCGCAGGGCGGCTTGCTGCGTCAGGCAGCAGAGTTAAACGGGCATTTTGCGAAGATCAGAAAGGCGCTGGTCTGGCTGCGCGCCCACTATGCCACCGCGTTTCGCATTGAGGATCTGGCAGCAATGGCGGGCATGAGTCTGTCGGCCTTTCATCGTGGCTTCCGGGCCAGCACCGGACTTTCGCCGCTGCAGTATCAAAAACATCTGCGGCTCTATGAGGCGCGCAAAGCGCTGGTGCTGCGGCCCGGCAATGTCGCCGCCGTCGCAGCAGATGTGGGCTATGAAAGTCTGACGCAGTTTACGCGGGAATATGCGCGCCTGTTCGGTGAGCCGCCCGCCCGCAGCATCAGAAAACTCAGGCTGACCGGCACTGAAACATGA
- a CDS encoding SDR family oxidoreductase yields the protein MKIEEAVIMITGASSGIGQATARAALQAGARVILLARRKDRLDALAEGSGKALAVACDVTQPDQIANAVRQGLARFGQIDVLINNAGQGLYAAVEEIETAKFRALLELNLIAPLMMMQAVIPPMRRQGAGRIINVSSGATLATYPGAAAYTSSKAGLNMLSGVARLELADAGITVSTVYPFMTASEFYQSVKSGQDVAIAQAEQSAAFAHAPERVAEKILAMVESGEAQGDLVPRAWGGTCDD from the coding sequence ATGAAAATTGAAGAAGCCGTGATCATGATTACCGGCGCATCGTCGGGGATCGGTCAGGCCACGGCGCGTGCGGCGCTGCAGGCGGGTGCGCGGGTTATTTTACTGGCACGACGCAAAGACCGACTGGATGCTCTCGCGGAGGGATCAGGCAAAGCGCTGGCAGTAGCCTGCGATGTGACTCAGCCTGACCAGATTGCAAACGCCGTCAGACAGGGGCTGGCACGCTTTGGCCAGATTGATGTGCTCATCAACAATGCCGGGCAGGGGCTGTACGCGGCGGTTGAGGAAATAGAGACGGCGAAATTCAGGGCGCTGCTTGAGCTGAACCTGATTGCCCCGCTAATGATGATGCAGGCGGTGATCCCACCGATGCGGCGGCAGGGCGCAGGGCGCATTATCAACGTCAGCTCCGGGGCGACGCTGGCAACGTATCCAGGGGCAGCGGCCTACACCAGCTCCAAAGCGGGGCTGAATATGCTCTCCGGCGTGGCGCGGCTGGAACTGGCTGATGCCGGGATTACGGTTTCCACGGTGTATCCGTTTATGACCGCCTCGGAATTTTATCAATCGGTGAAGTCGGGACAGGATGTGGCGATTGCGCAGGCTGAGCAGAGCGCCGCATTCGCGCACGCGCCTGAGCGCGTGGCGGAAAAGATTCTGGCAATGGTCGAAAGCGGAGAGGCGCAGGGGGATCTGGTGCCTCGTGCCTGGGGCGGAACGTGTGACGACTGA
- a CDS encoding response regulator codes for MKPAILVVDDDPAVCDVLQDALSEHLLTVYRCHQGREALSMLSEHPEISLVMLDMMLPDTNGLLVLQQLQRQRPEVLVIMLTGMGSEAEMVVGLEMGADDYIAKPFNPRVVVARARAALRRSGRIAQADSEQAGWRFGGWQLDDGRCQLFNPQRELVPLTQGEYSLLRALVRHARKVLTRDQLLELTHSESLDVFDRTIDVLIMRLRRKIETNPHQPDLIRTIRGLGYVFSADVMKPEIAPRASQIA; via the coding sequence ATGAAGCCAGCGATTTTGGTGGTGGATGATGATCCTGCTGTCTGCGACGTCCTGCAGGATGCGTTAAGTGAACATCTGTTAACGGTCTACCGCTGTCATCAGGGACGCGAGGCGCTATCTATGCTCAGCGAGCACCCGGAGATTTCGCTGGTGATGCTGGATATGATGCTGCCCGATACCAACGGGCTGCTGGTGTTGCAGCAGCTCCAGCGTCAGCGACCCGAGGTGCTGGTGATTATGCTGACCGGTATGGGGTCCGAAGCGGAGATGGTGGTGGGTCTGGAGATGGGCGCAGACGACTACATCGCCAAGCCTTTTAATCCCCGCGTGGTGGTGGCCCGCGCCCGTGCCGCTTTGCGCCGCAGCGGGCGTATTGCACAGGCCGATTCAGAACAGGCGGGCTGGCGGTTTGGCGGCTGGCAACTGGACGATGGCCGCTGCCAGCTGTTTAATCCGCAGCGCGAACTGGTGCCGCTGACTCAGGGAGAATACAGCCTGCTGCGCGCGCTGGTGCGTCACGCCCGTAAGGTGCTGACCCGCGATCAGCTGCTTGAGCTGACCCACAGTGAAAGTCTCGATGTGTTTGACCGCACCATCGACGTGCTGATTATGCGACTGCGCCGCAAAATTGAAACCAACCCGCATCAGCCTGACCTGATCCGCACTATTCGCGGGCTGGGCTACGTCTTTTCCGCTGACGTGATGAAACCGGAAATCGCACCGCGCGCCAGCCAGATCGCCTGA
- a CDS encoding D-lyxose/D-mannose family sugar isomerase: MQRSEVNDYLQHTREFFRQQDVHLPRWADYSVSQWRAQDREVVQEILALRLGWDLTSFGAADFMQTGLTLFTLRNGSPGGQPWHKPYAEKIMHVREGQLTPMHYHPRKMEDIINRGGGNLIVELHNRDGDGLADSPVVVSLDGLRQIHAAGTQLRLSPGESVTLEAGVWHSFWGENGFGDVLVGEVSMPNDDENDNVFLTPLARFNPLNEDEAPRWLLCNDYANGFL, from the coding sequence ATGCAACGTTCAGAGGTTAATGACTACCTGCAGCATACGCGCGAGTTTTTCCGCCAGCAGGATGTGCATCTGCCGCGGTGGGCAGATTACAGCGTCAGCCAGTGGCGTGCGCAGGATCGAGAGGTAGTACAGGAGATTCTGGCGCTGCGGCTGGGCTGGGATCTCACCAGCTTTGGCGCGGCAGATTTTATGCAGACCGGCCTGACGCTGTTTACCCTGCGCAACGGATCGCCAGGCGGACAGCCTTGGCATAAACCCTACGCCGAGAAGATCATGCACGTGCGCGAAGGGCAGCTGACGCCGATGCACTATCATCCGCGCAAGATGGAGGACATCATCAATCGCGGCGGCGGCAACCTGATTGTCGAACTGCATAACCGCGACGGCGACGGGCTGGCAGATTCGCCGGTGGTGGTGTCGCTGGATGGCCTGCGCCAGATCCATGCCGCCGGAACACAGCTGCGACTCTCTCCGGGTGAAAGCGTGACGCTGGAGGCGGGCGTCTGGCACAGTTTCTGGGGCGAAAACGGCTTCGGCGACGTGCTGGTGGGTGAGGTGTCGATGCCCAACGATGACGAAAACGACAATGTATTTCTGACGCCGCTGGCCCGTTTCAACCCGCTGAATGAAGATGAAGCGCCGCGCTGGCTGCTGTGTAATGACTATGCGAACGGCTTTCTGTGA
- a CDS encoding ABC transporter substrate-binding protein, with translation MRFNPIVTGLLAATLFSTGLAQAKELKSIGVTVGDLANPFFVQITKGAEMKARQLAGDKVNVTLVSSGYDLGQQVGQIDNFIAAKVDMIILNAADSKGIAPAVKRARDAGIVVVAVDVAADGANATITSDNTEAGAMACKYISDRLKNKGNVVIINGPPVSAVQNRVEGCMNELKTHPDIKLLSYNQNAKGSREGGLEVMTGLLSANPKIDAVFAINDPTAIGADLAAKQAQRSEFFIVGVDGSPDGEEALKRKNSLFVATPAQDPQVMAAKAVEIGYDILQGKPAPDKPVLIPVKLIDRNNIGSYQGWTVK, from the coding sequence ATGCGTTTTAATCCGATTGTAACCGGGCTGCTGGCGGCAACGCTGTTCAGCACCGGCCTGGCTCAGGCAAAAGAACTTAAATCTATCGGCGTCACGGTCGGCGACCTGGCTAACCCCTTCTTCGTGCAGATCACTAAAGGCGCAGAGATGAAGGCGCGTCAGCTGGCGGGCGATAAGGTCAACGTCACGCTGGTCTCCAGCGGCTACGACCTCGGTCAGCAGGTCGGCCAGATTGATAACTTTATTGCGGCCAAAGTCGACATGATTATCCTCAACGCCGCCGACTCCAAAGGCATCGCCCCGGCGGTGAAGCGAGCGCGTGACGCCGGTATCGTGGTGGTGGCGGTCGACGTGGCCGCCGATGGTGCCAATGCGACCATCACCTCCGATAACACCGAGGCGGGCGCGATGGCCTGTAAATATATTTCTGACCGCCTGAAGAACAAAGGCAACGTGGTTATCATCAACGGACCGCCGGTTTCAGCCGTACAGAACCGTGTTGAAGGCTGCATGAACGAGCTGAAAACCCATCCGGACATCAAGCTGCTCTCGTACAACCAGAACGCCAAAGGCAGTCGTGAAGGCGGACTGGAAGTGATGACCGGTCTGCTCTCGGCTAACCCGAAAATTGACGCCGTGTTTGCCATCAACGACCCGACTGCGATTGGCGCGGACTTAGCCGCGAAACAGGCGCAGCGCAGCGAATTCTTCATCGTGGGCGTCGATGGATCGCCGGACGGGGAAGAGGCGCTGAAGCGCAAAAACTCACTGTTTGTCGCCACGCCCGCCCAGGACCCGCAGGTGATGGCGGCAAAAGCGGTCGAGATTGGCTATGACATCCTGCAGGGCAAACCCGCGCCGGATAAACCGGTGCTGATCCCGGTGAAACTGATCGACCGCAATAATATCGGCAGCTATCAGGGCTGGACGGTGAAATAG
- a CDS encoding NCS2 family permease, with the protein MMLEKLFKLKAHNTTVRTEIIAGITTFLAMAYILFVNPSILGATGMDKGAVFVATCLAAAIGCVLMGLIANYPIALAPGMGLNAFFTYTVVLHMGYTWQVALGAVFLSAVIFFAMSLFKIREWIIASIPLPLRAGIGAGIGLFLAIIALEGAGIVVDNPATLVGIGDLTKPGPLLAMLGFVVIVVLEARRVTGAVLIGILLVTFISMGIGLSPFAGVFSAPPSIAPTFLQLDIAGAFNVGLISVIFAFLFVDVFDNTGTLLGVTKRAGLADEQGNVPKMGRALIADSAAALFGSLLGTSTTTSYVESAAGVSAGGRTGLTAIVVGVLFLLALFFSPLASSVPVYATAPALLFVAVLMASGLADIDWKDITTAAPVTVTALTMPLTYSIANGIAFGFITWTLVKLLSGRAKEVNAALVILSILFVIKLGWLSA; encoded by the coding sequence ATGATGTTAGAAAAACTATTCAAACTCAAAGCGCATAACACCACGGTTCGTACCGAGATTATCGCCGGGATCACTACCTTCCTGGCGATGGCCTATATTCTGTTTGTGAACCCGAGCATTCTGGGCGCAACCGGCATGGATAAAGGCGCGGTGTTTGTCGCGACCTGTCTGGCGGCGGCGATTGGCTGCGTGCTGATGGGGCTGATCGCTAACTACCCGATCGCGCTGGCACCCGGCATGGGACTGAACGCCTTCTTCACCTATACCGTGGTGCTGCACATGGGCTACACGTGGCAGGTTGCGCTGGGCGCGGTGTTTCTCTCGGCGGTAATTTTCTTCGCGATGTCGCTGTTTAAAATCCGCGAGTGGATTATTGCCAGTATCCCGCTGCCGCTGCGCGCCGGGATTGGTGCAGGTATCGGGCTGTTCCTGGCGATTATTGCGCTGGAAGGGGCGGGCATTGTGGTCGATAACCCGGCGACGCTGGTGGGCATTGGCGATCTGACCAAACCGGGACCGCTGCTGGCGATGCTTGGCTTTGTGGTGATCGTGGTACTGGAAGCGCGTCGCGTGACCGGTGCGGTGCTGATCGGCATCCTGCTGGTGACCTTTATCTCGATGGGCATCGGTCTGTCGCCGTTTGCCGGTGTCTTCTCTGCGCCGCCATCCATTGCACCGACCTTCCTGCAGCTGGATATCGCCGGGGCATTTAACGTCGGCCTGATCAGCGTGATCTTTGCCTTCCTGTTTGTCGATGTGTTTGATAACACCGGCACGCTGCTGGGCGTGACTAAACGTGCCGGTCTGGCGGATGAGCAGGGCAATGTGCCGAAGATGGGTCGTGCGCTGATTGCCGACAGTGCGGCTGCGCTGTTTGGTTCGCTGTTGGGTACCTCGACAACCACCAGTTATGTGGAATCGGCGGCAGGCGTGAGTGCCGGTGGCCGTACCGGACTGACCGCGATCGTGGTGGGTGTGCTGTTCCTGCTGGCACTGTTCTTCTCGCCGCTGGCCTCCAGCGTGCCGGTTTACGCCACTGCGCCTGCGCTGCTGTTTGTGGCGGTATTGATGGCATCGGGACTGGCGGATATCGACTGGAAAGATATCACCACGGCCGCGCCGGTTACCGTGACTGCGCTGACCATGCCGCTGACCTATTCTATTGCTAACGGCATCGCGTTTGGTTTCATTACCTGGACGCTGGTGAAGCTGCTGAGCGGTCGCGCGAAAGAGGTGAATGCGGCGCTGGTGATTCTGTCGATTCTGTTTGTGATTAAGCTTGGGTGGTTAAGTGCCTGA
- a CDS encoding sugar ABC transporter ATP-binding protein: MTATPILEMRGITRRFGNFYALKGVDLTVYPGEVHALMGENGAGKSTLMKILAGAYTASSGEILIEGKPYTIKGPKEALAAGITLIYQEINLAPNLTVAENIFLGSEIAPGGLVKRRQMAEEAQRVIDRLGAQFSAWDLVSRLSIAEQQQVEIARALQRNSRILVMDEPTAALSNRETEQLFALIKRLRSEGMAIIYISHRMAEVYELSDRVSVLRDGEYVGSLTRDQLNASELVRMMVGRPLSDLFNKDRAIPLGDIRLAVNHLTDGGKVHPSSLAVRAGEIVGLAGLVGAGRSELAQLIFGVHKPKEGEIWIDGEKVTIHSPRDAIARGIGFLTENRKEQGLFLEMAAQENIVMATLERDASYGMLNRRKGQSIATEAIASLNIRVPHAQVRAGGLSGGNQQKLLISRWVAIGPRILILDEPTRGVDVGAKSEIYRMMQEMARQGVAILMISSELPEVVGMSDRVYVMHEGTIVGELEGSHISQENIMTLATGAHSTSAGEI; encoded by the coding sequence ATGACAGCCACACCGATACTGGAAATGCGGGGCATTACCCGACGCTTCGGCAATTTTTATGCCCTGAAGGGCGTCGATCTCACGGTTTATCCCGGTGAGGTTCATGCGCTGATGGGAGAGAACGGCGCGGGTAAAAGCACACTGATGAAGATTCTGGCCGGTGCCTATACCGCCAGCAGCGGGGAAATTCTCATTGAAGGCAAGCCCTATACGATTAAGGGGCCGAAAGAGGCGCTGGCTGCCGGAATTACCCTGATTTATCAGGAGATCAACCTGGCACCCAACCTGACGGTGGCGGAGAACATTTTTCTGGGCAGTGAAATCGCCCCCGGCGGGCTGGTGAAGCGGCGGCAGATGGCCGAAGAGGCGCAGCGGGTAATTGACCGGCTCGGCGCGCAGTTCAGCGCCTGGGATCTTGTCAGTCGTCTGAGCATCGCCGAGCAGCAGCAGGTCGAGATCGCCCGCGCACTGCAGCGCAACAGCCGCATCCTGGTGATGGATGAGCCGACCGCCGCGCTCTCTAACCGCGAAACCGAACAGCTGTTTGCGCTGATTAAACGGCTGCGCAGCGAAGGCATGGCGATCATCTACATCAGTCACCGCATGGCGGAGGTCTATGAGCTGTCCGATCGCGTCAGCGTGCTGCGGGACGGGGAGTATGTCGGCAGCCTGACGCGTGACCAGCTCAACGCCAGCGAACTGGTGCGGATGATGGTCGGGCGGCCGCTCAGCGATCTGTTTAACAAAGACCGGGCTATCCCGCTGGGCGATATCAGGCTGGCGGTGAATCATCTGACCGACGGCGGCAAAGTACATCCCAGCAGTCTGGCCGTGCGGGCCGGGGAAATTGTCGGGCTGGCCGGGCTGGTGGGTGCGGGGCGCAGCGAACTGGCGCAGCTGATCTTCGGCGTGCACAAGCCGAAAGAGGGCGAGATCTGGATCGATGGCGAGAAGGTCACCATTCATTCCCCGCGTGATGCGATTGCGCGCGGCATCGGTTTCCTCACCGAGAACCGCAAAGAGCAGGGGCTGTTTCTGGAGATGGCGGCGCAGGAGAACATCGTGATGGCGACGCTGGAGCGCGACGCCAGTTACGGGATGCTCAACCGCCGCAAAGGACAGTCCATCGCTACGGAGGCGATCGCCTCCCTCAATATTCGTGTACCGCACGCTCAGGTCCGGGCGGGCGGCCTGTCAGGTGGCAACCAGCAGAAGCTGCTGATCTCGCGCTGGGTGGCGATTGGCCCGCGCATTCTGATCCTTGATGAGCCGACGCGCGGTGTTGATGTCGGCGCGAAAAGCGAGATCTACCGCATGATGCAGGAGATGGCGCGGCAGGGCGTGGCGATTTTAATGATCTCCAGCGAACTGCCGGAAGTGGTCGGCATGAGCGACCGCGTTTACGTGATGCACGAAGGCACCATCGTCGGTGAACTGGAGGGCAGCCACATCAGTCAGGAAAATATTATGACGCTGGCAACCGGTGCGCACAGCACGTCAGCAGGCGAAATCTAA
- a CDS encoding ABC transporter permease subunit — MSQLARTNAPTLKRALMGDLLQTVGILPILILIVAVFGFVTPNFFTEANLLNITRQASINIVLAAGMTFVILTGGIDLSVGSMLGTTAVVALVASLDPMLASLTIPMALGAGLVMGLFNGILVAWAGLPPFIVTLGTYTALRGAAYLLANGTTVINSDINFEWIGNGYLGPVPWLIVIAFAVIAICWFILRRTTLGVHIYAVGGNIQAARLTGIKVGVVLLFVYGMSGLLSGLGGLMSASRLYSANGNLGVGYELDAIAAVILGGTSFVGGIGTITGTLIGALIIATLNNGMTLMGVSYFWQLVIKGAVIIIAVLIDKYRTRHHVS, encoded by the coding sequence ATGTCACAACTGGCCCGCACTAACGCGCCGACGCTGAAACGCGCCCTGATGGGCGATCTGCTGCAAACGGTAGGTATCCTGCCGATTCTGATCCTGATCGTGGCGGTGTTTGGTTTCGTTACGCCGAACTTCTTTACCGAAGCGAACCTGCTCAATATCACCCGCCAGGCGTCGATCAATATCGTGCTGGCGGCGGGCATGACCTTTGTCATTCTGACCGGCGGTATCGACCTGTCGGTAGGGTCAATGCTGGGCACCACGGCGGTAGTGGCGCTGGTGGCGTCGCTGGATCCGATGCTTGCCTCCCTGACCATTCCGATGGCGCTGGGCGCGGGGCTGGTGATGGGGCTGTTCAACGGCATCTTGGTCGCCTGGGCCGGATTGCCGCCCTTTATCGTCACGCTCGGCACCTACACCGCGCTGCGCGGAGCGGCTTATCTGCTGGCGAACGGCACCACGGTGATTAACTCCGATATTAACTTTGAGTGGATTGGTAACGGCTATCTCGGACCGGTGCCGTGGCTGATTGTGATTGCCTTTGCGGTGATCGCCATCTGCTGGTTCATCCTGCGTCGCACTACGCTGGGCGTTCATATTTACGCGGTCGGCGGCAACATCCAGGCGGCACGTCTTACCGGCATCAAGGTTGGCGTCGTGCTGCTGTTTGTCTACGGCATGAGCGGCCTGCTGTCGGGACTGGGCGGCTTAATGAGCGCCTCGCGGCTTTACAGCGCCAACGGCAATCTTGGCGTCGGCTATGAGCTGGATGCGATTGCGGCGGTGATCCTCGGCGGCACCAGCTTTGTCGGCGGCATCGGCACCATCACCGGCACCCTGATTGGCGCACTGATTATCGCCACGCTGAACAACGGTATGACGCTGATGGGCGTCTCCTATTTCTGGCAGCTGGTGATCAAGGGCGCGGTAATCATCATCGCGGTCCTGATCGACAAATACCGCACCCGTCATCATGTGAGCTGA